The following DNA comes from Candidatus Omnitrophota bacterium.
TTGCGCTCCCATGCCCGTTGTCGATCATAAGGGACGCCTTTATCGCGCCTTCGAGAATTGCGCTCCGCCCAGCTGGCCGGCGGGATTCCGCGCTTTGGTTATTTCGGCGGATGCGGACGCCGATCTGCTCAAAGCCTCCTCTTGGATCATGAGCAACCACTTGATCTACGACCAGGAGACCGATCCGCCCGAATTCGCCAAGGGCGCGGAACATCTTCCCGGCGGCAAAGCGGCGGGATGGCTGGAAGGCAACATCATCATCGCTCCCGACGGACGCATGTTCGATATTCTGCGCGCCAATTCCCTGCCCGTCGCCGACCGCGCCGCGATGGTTCTCGTGGAGGATGAAGGGGGGAAAGTCAGTTTCGATCCCAAGACCGGCTTCATCGAATTTCCCGGCGGCATGTCGAAATTCTCCATCCGCCGCGATCCCCAAACCGGCGTTTATTGGACTCTCGCCAATAACAATACCAATCCCGCCAATCCGCGGCAGCGCAACGTTTTGTCGCTCTATTCTTCACGCGATTTGCGTTCCTGGAAGCATCAGGAAACGCTGCTGGAGGATAAAGAGGATTTCGCGCGCATCGGAAACGATTCCAAAGTGGGATTTCAATACGTCGATTTTCAGTTCGATGGCGACGACATTATTTACCTTTCGCGCACGGCTTATAACGGCGCGCATAATTACCACGACGCCAATTACATGACGTTCCACCGCATCGAAAAATTCCGCCAACGCTATGATGAATGATGAAAAACGCCATTGCGTATGGGACGTTTCAAACGAAGGGCAGTTCGCCATTTCATTCTTCTTCATTATATAAAATAACGTATTCTTGTCGTAAATAACATGATATACTGATATTCCAAGAAATAGCGTATGCAATGGGGATGACAATTTTAGCTTGGAACTTGAATAGACGAAGAAGGAGGAAAGCGCGATGGGAAAGAATATTTTCATTACCGTATTAGGAATTATGCTATTGGCCTCTATTCCAGCGTTTGGGAAAAACCCGTTAGGGCCGGGGTATGCGATTTCTTTTGCCAGAGGCGTTGTCATCGACGGGAATTTTGACGATTGGAGCGGCGCGGAATGGGTGAAATACAGCGCGTCCAGCATCGGCGCGACCGGCGGCTACAATTGGAACAATCCCGAAACAGATTGTACTTTCGCCATGATGTACGACGATGAGGCGCTCTATTGCGCTGCGAAAGTCAATGACGATATCATTTCATTTAAAGAGTCTACGACGCCGTTCGAGTGGTGGACGCGGGACGGCGTTATGTGGTTCATCGATTTCACCAACAATGACGAGCAAGAAATTCTCCTCTGGCCCGATGCGTTTCAGGATTTCGAGGGCGCCAATAGCCAGAAATGGCTGCCGGGCGAAATGATCGTCGTTATCGGAGCTACGGAAGATCAGACCAGCATAAGAACCAGACGATGGTCCGTAGGAACCCGCAACGGCGACCGTTCGGATTCCTCCGATAGAACCATGGCCGATGGAACCGTAGTCCGGGGCGAAGTCAACGAGAATTGGGAAAGCAAGGTCATCATCACAGGAACGAATTATATCGTCGAAGCGAAGGTTCCTTGGAGTTCGCTGGAGAGAAGCCAATATTACAGCGATCCCGTGGGCGTCGATCCTTCCAATCCCGATAATACGGGGGGACTCACTCTTGACGAACTGGATCGGCTGGGTTGGAAACCGCTTCTTCCCAATCCCCTTGCCGGGAGTAAAATAGGTTTTACCCATTTGTGGATCGATTGCGATTTGCCAGCCGGCGGTTTCGATGCGCAAGTCATGTGGGTTGGGGATGGGGATATCGACGCCAGATGGACGGAAGCGACCTTTGCGATTCCTACTCCGGTCTTCGATTGGGATTTGTTTGAATAACGCATATTACGCAATTCCATTTCCCTCGCCCTCTGGGAGAGGGTTAGGGTGAGGGACTAAGTTCAATAATATCAACCCTCACCTAACCTCTCCCAATCTTGGGAGAGGAATTGTAGACACGGCAAATTCCTTGAAAAATGGCGTTCATGCGTAACATAAGTGAATAAATTTATTATCCACTATCCCGATTCATAAAAAAGAATGATGTATGGCGGGCTTTATGCGAAACACAGCCCGCCATATTCTACAATACGATAAATAGATAATCTCTCGCAATGATTCGCATTGAATCCAAGCATGAAGATAAAAGTTTTGCGCATCATCGCCCGTTTGAACGTCGGCGGCCCCGCCATTCACGTCATTCTGCTGACGGCGGGGCTTGATAAGGAAAAGTACGAAACGGTTCTCGTCTCCGGCGTGGAAGGCCCTGATGAAGGGAATATGTACGCG
Coding sequences within:
- a CDS encoding sugar-binding protein; its protein translation is MGKNIFITVLGIMLLASIPAFGKNPLGPGYAISFARGVVIDGNFDDWSGAEWVKYSASSIGATGGYNWNNPETDCTFAMMYDDEALYCAAKVNDDIISFKESTTPFEWWTRDGVMWFIDFTNNDEQEILLWPDAFQDFEGANSQKWLPGEMIVVIGATEDQTSIRTRRWSVGTRNGDRSDSSDRTMADGTVVRGEVNENWESKVIITGTNYIVEAKVPWSSLERSQYYSDPVGVDPSNPDNTGGLTLDELDRLGWKPLLPNPLAGSKIGFTHLWIDCDLPAGGFDAQVMWVGDGDIDARWTEATFAIPTPVFDWDLFE
- a CDS encoding exo-alpha-sialidase, which encodes RLDNGDILAAMDQFGPGAPRSSATGRNNMGLLFRSKNNGETWTKPIDAETGLLFSGTGGQPDGPNYHCAPMPVVDHKGRLYRAFENCAPPSWPAGFRALVISADADADLLKASSWIMSNHLIYDQETDPPEFAKGAEHLPGGKAAGWLEGNIIIAPDGRMFDILRANSLPVADRAAMVLVEDEGGKVSFDPKTGFIEFPGGMSKFSIRRDPQTGVYWTLANNNTNPANPRQRNVLSLYSSRDLRSWKHQETLLEDKEDFARIGNDSKVGFQYVDFQFDGDDIIYLSRTAYNGAHNYHDANYMTFHRIEKFRQRYDE